The stretch of DNA CTAGTTTCTCGTCCCAACGGGATGCCAACCGCAGCTAACTTTGCGATCGCGCAAACCAAATTAGAACCACTTCAAGATCAACAGGTTTTGGTTCGCAATCTCTATATGTCAGTCGATCCATATATGCGTGGTCGCATGAGCGATAGAAAGTCCTATGTTCCGCCTTTTGAGTTAGGGCAACCCCTCGATGGTGGCGCAGTTGGAGTAGTAATCGAGTCTCGCGCTAAGGAATTTAAGCAGGGAGATATCGTCATTTCTAGCTTTGGCTGGCGAGAATACTTTATCGCTGCGCCAAAAACGTTGCATCTAGTCAGTCGCGAGATCCAACCACTTTCAAATTATCTTGGCGCACTGGGTATGACGGGTATGACCGCTTGGGCTGGATTGAATTTAGTAGAAGTTAAAGCTGGCGACGTGATTTTTATTTCGGGAGCAGCAGGTGCAGTAGGCAGCGTCGCTGGACAACTTGCAAAATTGCGTGGATGTCGGGTAATTGGAGCAGCAGGCTCTGCGGAAAAGGTTAAATTTCTACAGGAAGAATGTGGCTTTGATATCGCCTTAAATTACAAAGCTGCTCCTATCCTCGAACAATTAAACGAAGCAGTTCCCGATGGCATTGATGTGTATTTCGATAATGTCGGCGGTGAAACTCTGGAAGCAGCCCTCTCCACATTAAGCATACATGGCAGGATCATTGCTTGTGGTGGTATCTCTGGCTACAACGAAGAAAGTCCACAGGCAGGCCCTTCTAATCTCTTTAACATGATTACTAAGCGATTGACGATGAAAGGACTAATTGTTAGTGACTTCCTTGATCTTCAGTACAAGTTTGAGCAGGAAGTGGGTCGCTATTTCCGAGATGGCAAATTGAAGAACAAAGAAACCGTAGTGGTAGGCATTGAGCAAGCGGTAAGCGCATTCATCGGACTTTTTGCAGGTAAAAACATTGGCAAGATGGTGGTGAAGTTAGATTAAGAGTCAAGATTGGCGGTGCATTGCGCCGCCAATCTTAGAAACCATTTAAGAATTGTCTAGATCCCCCCCAGCCCCCCTTAAAAAGGGGGGAGAATTAAATTCTCCCCCCTTTTTAAGGGGGATTGAGGGGGATCTCTTAGAGCTTTTGACCGCAGAAAGTAATTCTTAAATGGTTTCTTAATATCTGTAGGTGATGGTTTGTATCTTATTTAATTAATCCATTTAGGAAATCAAGCGATCGCCTGTCAAAGTAGCAGATTGAGCAAATGGAAGTAATTCTTGTAAAGATTCATTAGATTTTTCCTTCAATTCATTCAATTTATACGTTAAACGTACAGGATCTCAAACAGCCTAATGAGATGCTAGTCAATGTAAACGGATTAAAACGTTACGGAAAACAATATGCCAACTCTTATCGCAGACAAAACTGACATAGATCTCAAGACTGATGTGCTTGCTGAACTCAAATATGAGCCAAGTATCAAGGTCACAGACATTGGTGTTTTAGTCAAAGATGGAACGGTAACTCTCAATGGCTATGCAAATAGCTCCAACGAGAAATGGCAAGCCGTGCAAGCGACTAGACGAGTTGCTGGCGTAAAAGCGATCGCGGATGACATCGTAGTCAAGCTGCCGGGTTCTTCTCTCCATACAGATGGAGACATCGCTACGACTGCCGCGCACCACATCGACTGGTTCACCTCAATTCCGAGAGGAACTATTAAGGTAACGGTTAGTGATGCTTGGATCACCCTTGAAGGCGAGGTCGAGTGGCAATACCTAAAGAATTCTGCTGAGAACTACCTGTATAACCTTTTGGGCGTTAAAGGAGTGTCTAATCTGATCACGGTCAAGCCCAGATTGAAGGCAACCGATATTAACAACGATATTAGAGATGCATTCAAACGTAGTGCGCTGTTAGATGCGAACAAGATCCGTGTTGAAACCTCTG from Pseudanabaena sp. BC1403 encodes:
- a CDS encoding NADP-dependent oxidoreductase, with product MTDIMSREIHLVSRPNGMPTAANFAIAQTKLEPLQDQQVLVRNLYMSVDPYMRGRMSDRKSYVPPFELGQPLDGGAVGVVIESRAKEFKQGDIVISSFGWREYFIAAPKTLHLVSREIQPLSNYLGALGMTGMTAWAGLNLVEVKAGDVIFISGAAGAVGSVAGQLAKLRGCRVIGAAGSAEKVKFLQEECGFDIALNYKAAPILEQLNEAVPDGIDVYFDNVGGETLEAALSTLSIHGRIIACGGISGYNEESPQAGPSNLFNMITKRLTMKGLIVSDFLDLQYKFEQEVGRYFRDGKLKNKETVVVGIEQAVSAFIGLFAGKNIGKMVVKLD
- a CDS encoding BON domain-containing protein; this translates as MPTLIADKTDIDLKTDVLAELKYEPSIKVTDIGVLVKDGTVTLNGYANSSNEKWQAVQATRRVAGVKAIADDIVVKLPGSSLHTDGDIATTAAHHIDWFTSIPRGTIKVTVSDAWITLEGEVEWQYLKNSAENYLYNLLGVKGVSNLITVKPRLKATDINNDIRDAFKRSALLDANKIRVETSGDKVTLHGKVRNYAELDEAERVAWGASGVHSVDNQLKVEWFSFE